ACTTCCGGAAGGTCAAGTCCCTCTCTTAGAAGGTTTATACCCACAAGGACATCAAACTCACCCGCTCTAAGGTCTCGTAGAATCTCCACCCTCTCTATTGTTTCAACCTCAGAATGCAGATATCTCACTTTTATTCCCAAGGATAGAAGATAATCCGTAAGGTCCTCTGCCATTTTTTTTGTAAGTGTTGTTATAAGCACACGCTCTTTCTTTTTTACCCTCTCGGTTATCTCTGCATAGAGGTCATCCATTTGTCCTTCTGTAGGCCTGACCTCCACCTCAGGATCTAGCAATCCGGTGGGTCTTATAATCTGCTCCACAACCTGTGAAGAACGCGAAAGTTCCTCCTGCTCCGGTGTTGCGGACACATATATTATGGTCGGAACAATACTGTCAAACTCTTCATATCTAAGCGGCCTGTTGTCCAGTGCGGAAGGTAGTCTGAATCCATATTCTACAAGCGACTCTTTTCTTGAGCGATCACCGGCATACATTGCTCTTAGCTGAGGTATTGTAACATGCGACTCGTCTATAAATGTAAGAAAATCATCTGGAAAATAATCTATAAGAACAGCAGGCCTTTCTCCTGGTTTCCTTCCCGATAGTGGCCTTGAGTAGTTTTCTATACCGGAGCAGTAGCCAAGCTCTTCCAGCATCTCAAGGTCGTATTCTGTGCGCGACTTGAGCCTTTGAGCCTCCACAATCTTACCTTGCGAAGTAAGCTCCTCATAACGTGCCTCAAGTTCTTTGCGTATGTCGTCAAGTGCCATTCTTATCTGAGTCTCAGGCATGACAAAGTGCTTGGCAGGATAGATAAAAAGCGTATCTCGCTCTTCCAGAACCTCCGCGCTGACTGGATGCAATACGCTTATACGTTCTATCCTGTCCCAATCAAGCTCAATCCTGTATACATGCTCAAGATAAGCGGGATAGATATCTATAACATCCCCCCTTATCCTAAAGGCCCCACGGGACAAAACATTATCATTGCGCTCGTATTGCAGAGAAACAAGCTTTTGTTTGAGCTTTTGCAAATCAAAATCCTGCCCTTTATCCAGCCTTATACGCATCTCTTTAAACATTCGCGGATTACCGAGACCATAGATACAGGACACCGTTGCAACTACAATAACATCCGGTCTCTCCATCAGACTTGTTGTGGCAGACAGACGCAGCCTTTCTATCTCCTCGTTGATATCTGCATCCTTTTCTATATACAAATCCCTGGATGCCACATAAGCCTCTGGCTGATAATAATCGTAATAAGAAACAAAGTACTCAACCGCATTATCAGGAAAAAACTCCTTAAACTCCCTATACAGCTGAGCCGCAAGAGTTTTATTGTGAGAAATAATAAGAGTAGGCTTCTGCACCTCTTCTATAATCTTTGCCATGGTAAAAGTCTTACCGCTTCCCGTAATCCCCTTGAGAGTCTGTCGTGTATAGCCCCTCATAACCCCGTCTGATAGGAGACGGATAGCCTTACCCTGATCACCTGCTGGAGAAAACGGAGAAACAACCTTAAACTCAGGCATAAAACCTCACAAACACGGACATTTACAAACCATACCATAAAAAATATAAAATACCGAACGCACGAGACGCACTTGGTGCAGTAAAACACAGGAGAAAACGCGTCTCGTGCTGCCTGCGGCACATTAATCCCAGGAAAACTTATCTGGCCTCTTAGATAGCATCACCTTTAAAGTAAGTTTCTTGTTTCCCCTTACTACAATAACATCCACAACATCGCCGGGCTTATTGTCTTCCAAAGCAGCATACATATCGGCAAGAGTAGCAACAGCCTGGCCATCTATACCTACAATAATATCCCCGCCAAGATATATTATGCTTCTTCCGTATCTTACTGCATTATCCTGAGAACCACCCCTTATCCCTGCCTTTTCTGCATAACTGCCTCGCTCTACCTTTGAGACAAGTATGCCGCGGTTTACGGTAAGATTTGCGTATTTAACAAGAGAAGGAAAAAGCTGTACAGGCACTATGTCTATCCATCCACGTTCTACGTGGCCCTTTGTTATGAGCTCGGGAACAATACGGCGAGCAGTATCCACGGGTACTGCAAAACCCACACCCACTGAGCCGCCGGAAGGAGAATAAATCATAGTATTTATCCCAATCATCCTCCCTCTGCTGTCAAGAAGAGGGCCTCCTGAGTTTCCAGGATTAATGGAAGTATCTGTCTGAATCATTCCCTGTATAATAAGCCCAGAGTCTGTTTTGACAGGCCTCCCCAGAGCGGATACAACTCCGACTGTCAAAGTCCTCTCCAAACCAAAGGGGTTTCCTATGGCTAACACTTTTTGACCTACTTTGAGGTCAGATGACTCTCCCATGGGGATGGTAGCAAGCTCCTTTTCTCCCGCATCAAACTTGAGTACAGCAAGGTCGTTCTCAGGATCAACTCCTACAATCTTACCTTCGTATTGGCTGTGATCTGCAAGAGATATATATATCTTGTATGCATCCTTTATAACGTGATAGTTGGTTAGCACATATCCTCTTTTGTCTATGATTGAGCCGCTTCCTGTTACACCTTCCTGAGGAACAGGTTCCAGAAACCAGTTGTATCCTACGGTCTCTGTTGTAATGTTGACTACTGCTTCGTTTCTCTGTTCGTATATGCTTATGTTTTCCAATTCATCCTGACTGTACCTGCCGCTGTTCTCGGCAACTGGCGTCACATTTGTTTCTGATGGTGGTATGCTGATAATTGTCTTATCCTCTGCTTGCGTCTTAGAACCGGTCTGAGATATGCCTTTTCCTACCCTGATACC
This sequence is a window from Spirochaetia bacterium 38H-sp. Protein-coding genes within it:
- the uvrB gene encoding excinuclease ABC subunit UvrB, which codes for MPEFKVVSPFSPAGDQGKAIRLLSDGVMRGYTRQTLKGITGSGKTFTMAKIIEEVQKPTLIISHNKTLAAQLYREFKEFFPDNAVEYFVSYYDYYQPEAYVASRDLYIEKDADINEEIERLRLSATTSLMERPDVIVVATVSCIYGLGNPRMFKEMRIRLDKGQDFDLQKLKQKLVSLQYERNDNVLSRGAFRIRGDVIDIYPAYLEHVYRIELDWDRIERISVLHPVSAEVLEERDTLFIYPAKHFVMPETQIRMALDDIRKELEARYEELTSQGKIVEAQRLKSRTEYDLEMLEELGYCSGIENYSRPLSGRKPGERPAVLIDYFPDDFLTFIDESHVTIPQLRAMYAGDRSRKESLVEYGFRLPSALDNRPLRYEEFDSIVPTIIYVSATPEQEELSRSSQVVEQIIRPTGLLDPEVEVRPTEGQMDDLYAEITERVKKKERVLITTLTKKMAEDLTDYLLSLGIKVRYLHSEVETIERVEILRDLRAGEFDVLVGINLLREGLDLPEVSLVAILDADKIGFLRSTTSLIQTMGRAARNAAGKVIMYADKVSDAMERAIEETRRRRRIQEEYNREHGITPETVKKSVQDILIRKRKEKEESQKEEIEVLKRGYNILIAKERQKLISLLKKEMLEHAKNLEFEKAAILRDEIEKLKEM
- a CDS encoding trypsin-like peptidase domain-containing protein, which encodes MRGIYISARTLIVIAIVVLFSISTVIGIRVGKGISQTGSKTQAEDKTIISIPPSETNVTPVAENSGRYSQDELENISIYEQRNEAVVNITTETVGYNWFLEPVPQEGVTGSGSIIDKRGYVLTNYHVIKDAYKIYISLADHSQYEGKIVGVDPENDLAVLKFDAGEKELATIPMGESSDLKVGQKVLAIGNPFGLERTLTVGVVSALGRPVKTDSGLIIQGMIQTDTSINPGNSGGPLLDSRGRMIGINTMIYSPSGGSVGVGFAVPVDTARRIVPELITKGHVERGWIDIVPVQLFPSLVKYANLTVNRGILVSKVERGSYAEKAGIRGGSQDNAVRYGRSIIYLGGDIIVGIDGQAVATLADMYAALEDNKPGDVVDVIVVRGNKKLTLKVMLSKRPDKFSWD